One window of the Ictidomys tridecemlineatus isolate mIctTri1 chromosome 11, mIctTri1.hap1, whole genome shotgun sequence genome contains the following:
- the S100pbp gene encoding S100P-binding protein isoform X2 → MTCSLVPSEQSSGTSFLPKDTAPFSWGSLDEDELDDSLLELSDGEEDDDNFNYTEEEIDELLKDDDPSDEHFSLEERLCKDDGRHVENGGKGSQVLLETPQEKNSLYNLRPVAETPGLFKLPQLSTSVGHGPIPTKPLNRRFVLEKNLIKVTVVAPFNPSVCDPVLDKDKIDSSKDTEKPSSLEEGMREDGLNPNESELCTESEEMSPNNSAWDGSLFSSPLNNNFQQTISDKNTPDSKKSTPVFSQISEHSETPNMGSSWKNGGSQKSSCEMRFPVVSSSSNRDILDKDSGEMKVRERRLGKVIPVLQTKTRTNVSTFSQSDLEQQKQIYLRSVFDHIEDPGDSNQAFLCKKSKHFKHHPVSWLLNESF, encoded by the exons atgaCGTGCTCACTAGTACCTTCAGAACAGTCTTCTGGTACCTCTTTCTTGCCTAAAGACACTGCCCCATTTTCTTGGGGTTCCTTGGATGAGGATGAATTGGATGATTCCTTGCTGGAGCTGTCTGATGGAGAAGAAGATGATGACAATTTCAATTACACTGAGGAAGAGATTGATGAGCTTTTGAAGGATGATGACCCATCAGATGAGCACTTTTCTTTGGAAGAAAGATTGTGTAAAGATGATGGCAGGCATGTTGAaaatggagggaaagggagtcAAGTTCTACTTGAAACTccccaagaaaaaaattcattgtaCAACTTGAGACCAGTAGCTGAGACTCCTGGCCTCTTCAAACTACCTCAGCTAAGTACATCAGTTGGtcatggaccaattcctactaAACCGTTAAACAGACGATTTGTACTAGAAAAGAATCTTATAAAAGTAACTGTTGTTGCACCATTTAATCCATCAGTTTGTGATCCTGTGCTTGATAAGGACAAGATTGATTCATCCAAAGATACTGAAAAACCCTCTTCCCTTGAGGAAGGGATGAGAGAAGATGGTCTTAACCCTAATGAGAGTGAACTTTGCACTGAATCTGAAGAGATGAGCCCCAATAACTCTGCTTGGGATGGGTCCCTGTTCTCTTCTCCTTTGAACAATAACTTTCAACAAACTATCTCTGATAAAAATACACCTGACAGTAAGAAATCTACACCTGTGTTCTCTCAGATCTCAGAGCATTCAGAGACTCCAAATATGGGGTCGTCCTGGAAAAATGGTGGCTCACAAAAATCAAGTTGTGAAATGAGGTTTCCTGTTGTTTCCAGTTCATCAAACAGA gataTTCTTGACAAGGATTCTGGGGAAATGAAAGTCCGTGAAAGAAGACTGGGCAAAGTCATTCCTGTTCTACAGACCAAAACCAG GACTAATGTTTCGACGTTTTCACAATCAGATCTAGAACAGCAGAAGCAAATTTATCTCAGGAGTGTCTTTGATCATATAGAAGATCCAGGGGACTCTAACCAAG CATTTCTATGTAAAAAAAGCAAGCATTTCAAACACCATCCTGTATCCTGGCTTCTGAATGAAAGCTTCTGA
- the S100pbp gene encoding S100P-binding protein isoform X4, with the protein MTCSLVPSEQSSGTSFLPKDTAPFSWGSLDEDELDDSLLELSDGEEDDDNFNYTEEEIDELLKDDDPSDEHFSLEERLCKDDGRHVENGGKGSQVLLETPQEKNSLYNLRPVAETPGLFKLPQLSTSVGHGPIPTKPLNRRFVLEKNLIKVTVVAPFNPSVCDPVLDKDKIDSSKDTEKPSSLEEGMREDGLNPNESELCTESEEMSPNNSAWDGSLFSSPLNNNFQQTISDKNTPDSKKSTPVFSQISEHSETPNMGSSWKNGGSQKSSCEMRFPVVSSSSNRDILDKDSGEMKVRERRLGKVIPVLQTKTRTNVSTFSQSDLEQQKQIYLRSVFDHIEDPGDSNQG; encoded by the exons atgaCGTGCTCACTAGTACCTTCAGAACAGTCTTCTGGTACCTCTTTCTTGCCTAAAGACACTGCCCCATTTTCTTGGGGTTCCTTGGATGAGGATGAATTGGATGATTCCTTGCTGGAGCTGTCTGATGGAGAAGAAGATGATGACAATTTCAATTACACTGAGGAAGAGATTGATGAGCTTTTGAAGGATGATGACCCATCAGATGAGCACTTTTCTTTGGAAGAAAGATTGTGTAAAGATGATGGCAGGCATGTTGAaaatggagggaaagggagtcAAGTTCTACTTGAAACTccccaagaaaaaaattcattgtaCAACTTGAGACCAGTAGCTGAGACTCCTGGCCTCTTCAAACTACCTCAGCTAAGTACATCAGTTGGtcatggaccaattcctactaAACCGTTAAACAGACGATTTGTACTAGAAAAGAATCTTATAAAAGTAACTGTTGTTGCACCATTTAATCCATCAGTTTGTGATCCTGTGCTTGATAAGGACAAGATTGATTCATCCAAAGATACTGAAAAACCCTCTTCCCTTGAGGAAGGGATGAGAGAAGATGGTCTTAACCCTAATGAGAGTGAACTTTGCACTGAATCTGAAGAGATGAGCCCCAATAACTCTGCTTGGGATGGGTCCCTGTTCTCTTCTCCTTTGAACAATAACTTTCAACAAACTATCTCTGATAAAAATACACCTGACAGTAAGAAATCTACACCTGTGTTCTCTCAGATCTCAGAGCATTCAGAGACTCCAAATATGGGGTCGTCCTGGAAAAATGGTGGCTCACAAAAATCAAGTTGTGAAATGAGGTTTCCTGTTGTTTCCAGTTCATCAAACAGA gataTTCTTGACAAGGATTCTGGGGAAATGAAAGTCCGTGAAAGAAGACTGGGCAAAGTCATTCCTGTTCTACAGACCAAAACCAG GACTAATGTTTCGACGTTTTCACAATCAGATCTAGAACAGCAGAAGCAAATTTATCTCAGGAGTGTCTTTGATCATATAGAAGATCCAGGGGACTCTAACCAAG